A single region of the Duganella sp. BuS-21 genome encodes:
- a CDS encoding VOC family protein, which translates to MKTEQHQMGEAHDPQRRELMRAAGVATVAGIAGLAAGLPMVAQAATAKRRGVLGDRLQGVQHFGITVQNMDRAFTFYTEVLGGTEIMRDGDFQGEVIHNTLLLTEELDARQRQVNPHTVGIPDLRGGAQRLDVRFIQFDNVVIELLQYRDSNQPQGSGAAFAPPLNQTSPAFPKAMHVCFYIRDDVDFNQFIHDLETASAKRGMVNVKANRIVASASEQQRLAAPLDTMSNPITSGKSDGWTLIYAKGPEGEQLEFVQVRGQAKKVFDGAIAARR; encoded by the coding sequence ATGAAAACTGAACAACACCAAATGGGCGAAGCGCATGATCCGCAACGCCGCGAACTGATGCGCGCAGCAGGTGTCGCCACCGTGGCTGGCATCGCCGGCCTGGCGGCAGGCTTGCCAATGGTGGCGCAGGCGGCGACGGCGAAGCGTCGCGGCGTGCTCGGTGACCGGCTACAGGGCGTGCAGCACTTCGGCATCACGGTGCAAAACATGGACCGCGCGTTCACGTTCTACACCGAGGTACTGGGCGGCACCGAAATCATGCGCGACGGCGATTTCCAGGGTGAGGTCATCCACAACACCCTGCTGCTCACCGAAGAGCTGGACGCGCGCCAGCGCCAGGTCAACCCGCACACCGTCGGTATTCCCGACCTGCGCGGCGGCGCCCAGCGCCTGGACGTGCGTTTCATCCAGTTCGACAACGTGGTGATCGAGCTGCTGCAATACCGCGACAGCAATCAGCCGCAAGGCAGCGGCGCCGCCTTCGCCCCGCCGCTGAACCAGACCAGCCCGGCGTTCCCGAAAGCGATGCACGTCTGCTTCTACATCCGTGACGATGTCGACTTCAACCAGTTCATCCACGACCTGGAGACCGCATCAGCGAAGCGCGGCATGGTGAATGTGAAGGCGAACCGCATCGTCGCCTCGGCCAGCGAACAGCAGCGCCTGGCTGCGCCGTTGGACACTATGAGCAATCCTATTACCAGCGGCAAGTCCGATGGCTGGACGCTGATCTACGCCAAGGGACCGGAGGGCGAGCAGCTGGAATTCGTGCAGGTGCGCGGCCAGGCCAAGAAGGTGTTCGACGGCGCCATTGCGGCACGTCGCTAA
- a CDS encoding major royal jelly family protein, with protein MRNFIAAIASSLALAGCASQPHTAPAVGQVEIVAELDITPGNVTVSKDGRIFASVHGMRRGAMQLMEVTGKNSYKPYPDASWNAKPGSGPNVLNTPHGVLIDGKDRLWVIDHGNWLDKPQPPKLVAFDIATGKLAYRFDFDQTVAPRTQILQDLAVDGERGLVYIADCGDDPAIVVLDINTNKARRFSKHPSLASENVDLVVEGQPLLFPDVNGKMGPARVGINPITLSADGETLFYGPMNGIGWYALPTRLFREGASDAAIAAAITKAGVKPISDGAATDAEGNHFFTNLPDNGIDMLTKDGQLRPLVRDPRFLWPDNAHFGQGSWLYVAVNQLHRNPIFSGAEDKGTPPYLIARVWTGTRGQPGR; from the coding sequence ATGCGTAACTTTATCGCCGCAATCGCGTCGTCGCTGGCGCTGGCCGGCTGTGCCAGTCAGCCTCATACCGCGCCGGCCGTCGGCCAGGTGGAAATCGTGGCCGAACTCGATATCACGCCCGGCAACGTCACAGTCAGCAAAGACGGCCGCATCTTTGCCAGCGTCCACGGCATGCGTCGCGGCGCCATGCAATTGATGGAAGTAACGGGCAAGAATAGCTACAAACCGTACCCAGACGCCAGCTGGAACGCCAAGCCGGGCTCCGGCCCGAACGTGCTCAACACCCCGCACGGTGTGCTGATCGACGGCAAGGACCGCCTGTGGGTGATCGATCACGGCAACTGGCTGGACAAGCCGCAGCCGCCGAAGCTGGTCGCTTTTGACATCGCCACCGGCAAGCTGGCCTACCGCTTCGACTTCGACCAGACCGTTGCCCCGCGCACCCAAATCCTGCAGGACCTGGCGGTAGATGGCGAACGCGGCCTGGTCTACATCGCCGACTGTGGCGACGACCCGGCCATCGTCGTACTGGACATCAACACCAACAAGGCACGCCGCTTTAGCAAGCATCCGTCGCTGGCATCGGAGAACGTTGACCTGGTGGTGGAGGGCCAACCGTTGTTGTTCCCGGATGTGAACGGCAAGATGGGTCCGGCACGCGTCGGCATCAACCCGATCACCCTGTCGGCGGATGGCGAAACGTTGTTCTACGGCCCGATGAACGGCATCGGCTGGTACGCGCTGCCGACCCGTCTGTTCCGTGAAGGCGCATCGGACGCGGCCATTGCGGCGGCCATCACCAAGGCCGGCGTCAAACCGATTTCGGACGGCGCGGCCACCGATGCCGAAGGCAACCACTTCTTCACCAATCTGCCAGACAACGGCATCGACATGTTGACCAAGGACGGCCAACTGCGTCCGCTGGTGCGCGACCCGCGCTTCCTGTGGCCGGACAACGCCCACTTCGGCCAAGGCTCGTGGCTGTACGTCGCGGTCAATCAACTGCATCGCAACCCGATCTTCTCGGGCGCGGAAGACAAAGGCACGCCGCCGTACCTCATCGCCCGCGTATGGACCGGCACGCGCGGCCAGCCAGGCCGCTAA
- a CDS encoding iron-containing alcohol dehydrogenase yields the protein MLNFDLYNPTRIVFGRDTVAKINQLVPADARVLILFGGESARRTGTLAEARQALGDRAVFEFGGIEPNPSYEVLMEAVTVVREHHIDFLLAVGGGSVIDGTKFVAAAARFDGEPWQIMETRGEAVASAIPFGTILTLPATGSEMNRGAVITKKATQAKLVFSSEHVYPRFSILDPSKTFTLPRQQLANGVVDAFTHVMEQYLTYPVGARIQDRFAEGLLQTLVEIGPDVLSGGDDYAVRANLMWVATLALNGLIAAGVPEDWSTHMIGHELTALHDIEHARTLAIVLPANLAVRYEAKREKLLQYAERVWGITEGSEAERIDAAISATREFFKLLGVPTRLSAYGIGAEHIDAVINQLESHGMTAIGERQDVTLELSRRILEASL from the coding sequence ATGTTAAATTTCGACTTATACAATCCGACGCGCATCGTCTTCGGCCGCGACACGGTCGCGAAAATCAATCAACTGGTGCCCGCTGACGCGCGCGTGTTAATTCTCTTCGGCGGCGAAAGCGCGCGCCGCACCGGCACTCTGGCTGAAGCGCGCCAGGCGTTGGGCGACCGCGCTGTGTTCGAATTCGGCGGCATCGAGCCCAACCCGAGCTATGAAGTGCTGATGGAAGCGGTGACAGTAGTGCGCGAGCACCACATCGACTTCCTGCTGGCCGTAGGCGGCGGCTCCGTCATCGACGGCACCAAGTTCGTCGCCGCAGCCGCTCGCTTCGACGGCGAGCCGTGGCAGATCATGGAAACCCGCGGTGAAGCGGTGGCGAGCGCCATCCCGTTCGGCACCATCCTCACCTTGCCGGCGACCGGCTCGGAAATGAACCGTGGCGCTGTCATCACGAAGAAGGCGACGCAGGCCAAGCTGGTGTTCTCCAGTGAGCACGTGTATCCGCGCTTCTCCATCCTTGATCCGAGCAAGACCTTCACCTTGCCGCGCCAACAACTGGCCAACGGCGTAGTGGACGCTTTCACGCACGTGATGGAGCAATACCTCACCTACCCGGTGGGCGCGCGCATTCAGGATCGCTTCGCCGAAGGCTTGCTGCAAACGCTGGTGGAAATCGGCCCGGATGTACTATCGGGCGGAGATGACTATGCGGTGCGCGCCAACCTGATGTGGGTCGCCACGTTGGCGTTGAACGGCCTGATCGCAGCGGGTGTACCGGAAGACTGGTCTACCCACATGATCGGCCACGAGCTGACGGCGCTGCACGACATCGAGCACGCGCGTACGCTGGCAATTGTTCTGCCAGCAAACCTGGCCGTGCGTTATGAGGCGAAGCGAGAGAAGTTGCTGCAATACGCAGAGCGCGTGTGGGGAATTACCGAAGGAAGCGAAGCGGAGCGCATCGACGCCGCCATCAGCGCAACGCGCGAATTCTTCAAGCTGCTCGGGGTGCCAACGCGCCTCAGCGCCTACGGCATCGGCGCCGAGCATATCGACGCGGTCATCAACCAGCTGGAATCCCACGGCATGACTGCGATCGGCGAGCGTCAGGATGTGACGCTTGAGCTGAGCCGGCGGATACTGGAAGCTAGTTTGTAG